In the genome of Candidatus Aegiribacteria sp., the window CTGAACTGGTCTCTGCCCTGGAGGAGCTATCCCCCGGCAGAACTGCAACAATTTCATCTGAAGAACCGGTCGACGATGGAATGCGGGAGTCTGTAAGTGGTTATCTGACCGTTAAGATAACAGATTCCGAAAGAAGTATGGAGATTTACGATTCCCTTTACAAGATGGATGGCATTCTGTCATGTGACGCGGTCAGGGGAGATTTCGATATCATCCTGCTTGTACAGGCATCCTCTACTTCTGAAATACAGGAGATATTCAGCAGGATCAAGGGTATGGACGGAATCGAAGTTGTCTCCATGTCTGAGGTTGAACGGCCCAAGCTCGATAGAGATGTTGACCAGTTCATTGAAACGTATCAGCATGCAGTAAAGCATGATGCCCAGGCGGAAGCCAGAAGGCAGCCGGGAACCATGAGTTACATAATCGTTGATATTGATCCCTACGCGATTCAGCAGATATTTACAACAGTATTTTTCATTGATGAAGTGGTTTTCTGTGATGTTATCGAAGACGGAAGCAAGCTTGTCGGAATGATCACAGGCCACGGCGCCATGGGTAAAACACCCAGGATCATCGAAAAGCTCAGTCAGATCGATGGTGTACTCAGAGTTCGTGAAGCAAAAGTGATAAAACTTATAGAAGATTGATACAACAAGGTACATCTTACTTATTTAACTATTAGACCTGGTTATACGCGCTGAATACTGCTCCTGCTGAAAACGGGAGCAGAATGCGTGAAGGGAGTGATGAAAACGGCTGCAAAACACGACAATTTCAGCTACAGACTTTGGAGATACGATGGTGCTCCCGGAGAGCTAATACCTCTCCTGCAGTCTGCCCAGGAACACTTCGGATACATTCCCAGGCGTGCT includes:
- a CDS encoding response regulator, which translates into the protein MKGRVLIIDDEAEIRRNLTVGLTQEEYTVVACPDGISAIHELNQARKKGIAYDYLVTDIFMPDIDGLKILKVIKNQYPDLPVLVITGFGDERLMLTALSEHNTGYLDKPFEISELVSALEELSPGRTATISSEEPVDDGMRESVSGYLTVKITDSERSMEIYDSLYKMDGILSCDAVRGDFDIILLVQASSTSEIQEIFSRIKGMDGIEVVSMSEVERPKLDRDVDQFIETYQHAVKHDAQAEARRQPGTMSYIIVDIDPYAIQQIFTTVFFIDEVVFCDVIEDGSKLVGMITGHGAMGKTPRIIEKLSQIDGVLRVREAKVIKLIED